Part of the Salmo trutta chromosome 5, fSalTru1.1, whole genome shotgun sequence genome is shown below.
aaaaTACTATTCAttaacgttgataaaatattaaactgtttaaAGATGTATAGATTatcatctcctgaatgcaatcgcgttgacagatttcaaaataactttactggaagagcacactttgcaataatctgagtactgtgctcagaaaaaaacAGCATGCAATTACAGACAccggccatcttggagtcatctaaattcacaaaagcattagaaatattcacttacctttaataatcttcatcagaaggcacttccaggaaggcacttccaggaatcccaggtccacaacaaatgttgttttgttcgataaagttcatggtttatgtccaaataactccatgttgtttgcgcgttcagtaagctactccaagtgtacgGCGCGCGAGGGAAACAGTGATGACGAAAGTCAAAAAaatatctatttacgttcgttcaaacatgtcaaacgttgtatagcatcaatctttagggccttgagAACGTgaagcttcaataatattccaaccggacgttTGCATTGCCTTGAAAAACGGTCTGGAACACAAAGGGAGTTCTCTCATGAACGCGCCCTCTGAACTGATGTGATATTCAGGCTACCTGGATATCAGCGTTCTCCTTCGGCCTGTGTTTACCATAAATGGCTCAAACTCCAAtctaagactgttgacatctagtggaagccttaggaagtgctatttGAGTCCTAACTCACTGTGTATCAGAAAGGCAAGGACTTGAGATTTTCATTTCCTCGTTGGATttctctcagggttttgcctgccatatgagttctgttatactcacagacatcattaaaACAGTtatggaaactttagagtgttttctatccaaatactaataatatgcatatcccatatccttctgagtttgagtaggaggcagtttaatatgggcacgtatttcatccgaaagtgacaatactgccccctatcccaaaaaggttaaataaggaacataataaGGGACGTCGACCTCCGAACGACGccggaacaaggagaggggccgacttcggcggaagtcgtgacagaaatACCCTGTAGGCACAAATGTATCTAAATTTAAACTTTAATGTAGATCATTTCACAGGAAGGAGCCAGGAAGACACCTAACTCTTTAGAAACTAAAGGCATCTCCACCTAACTCTCTAGACACTAAAAGAGTCTCCACCTAGCTCTCTaggctgggctttacctagcaaaggcttatagataacctggagccagtgggtttggcgacgaatattgagtgagggccagccaacgagagcatacaggttgcactAGTGGGTAGTgtatatggtgctttggtgacaaaacggatggcactgtgatagactgcatccaatttgctgagtagagtgttggaggctattttgtaaatgacatcgccgaagtcgaggattggtaggatggccagttttacgagggtatgtttggcagtatgagtgaaggatgctttgttgcgaaataggaagcctgTTCTAGATTTGGAtgggagatgcttaatgtgagtctgtacggagagtttacagtctaaccagacacctaggtatttgtagttgtctacatattctaagtcagaaccgtccagagtagtgacgctaGATGGGCAGGCAGGggtgggcagcgatcagttgaagagcacgcatttagttttacttgcatttaagagcagttggaggccacttaactccggacgtgctacctgtcccagacctgctgttttcaactctctagagacagcaggagcggtagagatactctgaatgatcggctatgaaaagccaactgacatttactcctgaggtgctgacctgttgcaccctcgacatccactgtgattattattatctgaccctgctggtcatctatgaacgtttgaacatcttggccatgtactgttataatctccacccggcacagccagaagaggactggccacccctcattgcctggttcctctctaggtttcttccaaggttctggtctatctagggagtttttcctaaccaccgtgcttcaacacctgcattgcttgctgtttggggttttaggctgggtttctgtacaggactttgagatatcagctgatgtaagaaggcctttataaatacatttgatttgacttaaggagtgttgtatggcgttgaagctcgtctggagggttgtgaacacagtgtccaaagaagggccagaagtatacagaatggtgtcgtctgcgtagaggtggatcagagaatcacctgcagcaagagcgatatcattgatgtatacagagaagagagtcggccagagaattgaaccctgtggcacccccatagagactaccagaggtccggacaacaggccctccgatttgacacactgaacactGTCTCCATGTCGTcaaaccccagttagactagcggTCTCCATTACcgtcagaccccagttagactagctgtctccatggtatcagaccccagttagactagctgtctcaatggtatcagaccccagtaagactagctgtcaccatGGTATCAGACCCGTGTTAGACTAGCTGTCCCATGGTATCAGACCctagttagactagctgtctccatggtatcagaccccagttagactagctgtctccatggcatcagaccccagttagactagctgtctccatggtatcagaccccagttagactagctgtctccatggcatcagaccccagttagactagctgtctccatggtgtcagaccccagttagactagctgtctccatggtatcagaccccagttagactagctgtctccatggtatcagatcccagttagactagctgtctccatggcatcagaccccagttagactagctgtctccatggtgtCAGACCCAagttagactagctgtcgccatggtatcagactagctgtctccatggcatcagaccccagttagaatAGCTGTCTtcatggtatcagaccccagttagactagctgtctccatggtatcagaccccagttagactagctggctacatggtatcagaccccagttagactagctgtctccatggtgtcagaccccagttagactagctgtctccatggcatcagacaccagttagactagctgtctccatggtatcagaccccggtaagactagctgtctccatggtatcagaccccagttagactagctgtctccatggtgttagactagctgtctccatggtatcagaccccagttagactagctgtctccatggtgttagactagctgtctccatggtatcagaccccagttagactagctgtctccatggtatcataccccagttagactagctgtctccatggtatcataccccagttagactagctgtctccatggtttcagaccccagttagactagctgtctccatggtttcagaccccagttagactagctgtctccatggtatcagaccccagttagactagctgtctccatggtatcagaccccagttagactagctgtctccatggtatcagaccccagttagactagctgtctccatggtatcagaccccatactaccattcatttgtatgggttaccttcagatgaaggtttaatatctatatacatatatatatatctccatacttctattcatttgtatgggttaccttcagatgagtcctgtgacacttgtgggggtcgtagagcaaaacacaCTTTCTacagcagatgcggaaggccaTCATAGGGGATGTGTTGGAGTGAAAGCAAAAAAATAGATACCTCTTAAACTGAATGATTTTGTTGGGGATGtttgtattatgttaattagattgacACACAAATGTGTCAACAGACTATTAAGGAAATTAATATCTGTGGTACAGCCCtgtgtttacatcatgtacctgtcacggttgtcgtactgtagagaagaccaaggcgcagcggattgcgtgctcaacatcataatttattaaataatgagaacacggaaaaacaagatAATAACCAAGGACAAACCGACAGTTCTACAGGCTATATAGATACTTACAGCAGTGCAaaataaaacaacccacaaaaaccaggtgacaaacacactcctaatatatgactcccaatcaggaacaacgataaccagctgtccctgatcgggagccacacagacccacatagaaacagaaatactagacaaacacatacccagtacttctgccacgtcctgaccataatactaaacaactactccctctgctggtcaggacgtgaaagtaccatagtgatagttctctctgtgtgtttcagtgtttacatcatgaaccatagtgatagttctctctgtgtgtttcagtgtttacatcatgtaccatagtgatagttctctctgtgtgtttcagtgtttacatcatgtaccatagtgatagttATCTccgtgtgtttcagtgtttacatcatgtaccatagtgatagttctctctgtgtgtttcagtgtttacatcatgtaccatagtgatagttctcgctgtgtgtttcagtgtttccatcatgtaccatagtgatagttctctctgtgtgtttcacatcatgtaccatagtgatagttctctctgtgtgtttcagtgtttacatcatgtaccatagtgatagttctctctgtgtgtttcagtgtttacatcatgtaccatagtgatagttctctctgtgtatttcagtgtttacatcatgtaccatagtgatagttctctctgtgtgtttcagtgctgTTGAGTACACTGGTATACTGTAGCCTCGGACAAGGTGGAGGTGAGTACATTTATCtatattcatcacctgttctataatagtaacATTTATCTATTttcatcacctgttctataatagtaacatttatctatattcatcacctgttctataatagtaacatttctctatattcatcacctgttctataatagtaacATTTATCTATATTCATCACCTATTCTATAATAGTATCATTTCTTCCTGGTCTCTTCATTGGTTCTTCATGTCTCCAGTCCTTATTCTCTTAGAAGGTTCCATAATGGATCTCCACCTGTTCTAGCTGCTCTCACCTGCAACACATCACAGGGTAGAAAGTGTTACTCTGTGATGTGAGATACAGACTCATATAGCTACATAATGACTATAACTCCATACAGACTCATATAGCTACATAATGACTATAATTCCATACAGACTCATATAGCTACATAATATCTATAACTCCATACAGACTCATATAGCTACATAATGACTATAACTCCATACAGACTCATATGGCTACATAATGACTATAACTCCATTCAGACTCAAATAGCTACATGTTGACTATTACTCCAACCCTGTGCGGGGTGTCACTAATCAGGTCTGCAGTACAACAATGCAGTGATAGCCTggggtggcagatagcctagtggttagagcgttggactagtaaccgaaaggtggaTCGAGTCAAAAAGCTGTCAGGGTAGTGATAGTCAGacaccaactctctctctctctgattccctctgattcccccttcccccctctctctcgctctctcttgctctctctctgtcctgtctctctgtctggagctagatctactgtctctattatattgtGACAGACCAGGACATGATCTGGAGATAAATCTACTgcctctatgttaccatgttattACCAAACAAATTGCAGATTTTCTCCTCAACAGGTTGTTCAAGAATTCCTGCTGCTTGTTCTTGAAAATCCTGGAGATAAATACCTCTGAGTCATATTTGGAGCAGGAAGTGCTGCTCATTCTCTAGTCACCTGACCCACAGTGCTTATATAGGATACACAAACCCTATCTAATTACAGAGGGCCATCTATATACAACCTATTGACTCCCTAAACTACCTCCTACCTACcccacactaaccctacctaccctaccctaaccctacctaaccctacactaaccctacctaccccacactaaccctacctacccctacactaaccctacctaccctacactaaccctacctaccctacactaaccctacctaccctacactaaccctacctaccctacactaaccctacctaccctacactaaccctacctacccctacactaacccaacCTACCTTACACTACAGAGATGTCTCTATATTTACAGGGTCAAACATGTCACCCTTTGTGTATCTAGGAGTGATAAAGCCTTGTCTCCAGGTCTCAGGATAGTATCCTACCCTCATCCCAAGGTTAAACAGCTAGAGAATAGACTCAATCTGCTGTGTTTCAGCATCTCTGTTAGAATATAAAGCCTTGTCTCCAGATCTCATGATAGGTGGGGACAGCAAGGactgactccttgctgtccccagtccacctggttgtgctgctgctccagtttcaactgttctgcctgcggctatggaaccctgacctgttcaccggacatgctacctgtcccagtcctgctgttttcaactctctagagacagcaggagcggtagagatactccgaatgatcggctatgaaaagccaactgacatttattcctgaggtgctgacctgttgcaccctcgacatccactgcgattactattatttgaccctgctggtcatctatgaacatttgaacatcttggccatgtgctgttataatctccacctggcacagccagaagaggactggccacccctcatagcctggttcctctctaggtttcttcctaggttctggccattctagggagtttttcctagccaccgtgcttctacacctgcattgcttgctgtttggggttttaggctgggtttctgtacagcactttgtgacatcagctgatgtaagaagggctttataaatacatttgattcgaAATTTGATTTAGTATCACTAAATagtagatagatactaatggtatcCTACCCTCGTCACCAGGTTAAACATCTTGAGAATAGGTTCTCTGCTGTGTTTCAACATCTCTGTTCCAATACAGGCTCTACTGCTCGAGGGCCTATATTTAataattccctctctctctctctctctctctctctctctctctctctctctctctctttctctctctatctctcctccagcctctctGAGCATCAGTCCTGACAGATCTCAGTTTTTTAAACTAgagtctgtctctctgagctgTGAGGTTCAGGGGAATTCTGCTGGATGGAGAGTGAAGAGATACACAGTCTCTGGGGAGGGTTCAGATTGTGGAAGAAAATGGGGAAAACAACAAGGGTCTTCATGCATTGTGTCACTAATATCATCAGACAGTGGAGTGTACTGGTGTGAGTCTGGGTCTGGAGAACACAGCAATGATGTCAACATCACAGTACCTGGTATGTCCACAAACACCATCTACTAACATTATAGTGTTTAGTGGTTCATCTGgtttcagatagctgatgttatgtttatatatgatgttaatatattatatacagctggtgctgtgatcctggagagacctgtttatatatgatgtttatatattatatacagctggagctgtgatcctggagagacctgtttatatatcatgtttatatattatatacagctggagctgtgatcctggagagacctgtttatatatgatgtttatatattatatacagctggtgctgtgatcctggagagacctgtttatatatgatgtttatatattatatacagctggtgctgtgatcctggagagacctgtttatatatgatgtttatatattatatacagctggtgctgtgatcctggagagacctgtttatatatgatgtttatatattatatacagctggtgctgtgatcctggagagacctgtttatatatgatgtttatatattatatacagctggtgctgtgatcctggagagacctgattatatatgatgtttatatattatatacatctggagctgtgatcctggagagacctgtttatatattatatagagctggtgctgtgatcctggagagacctgtttatatataatgtttatatattatatacagctggtgctgtgatcctggagagacctgtttatatatgatgtttatatattatatacagctggagctgtgatcctggagagacgtgtttatattatgtttatatattatatacagctggagctgtgatcctggagagacctgcttatatatgatgtttatatattatatacagatggagctgtgatcctggagagcccTGCCCTTCCTGTGACTGAGGGAGATTCTGTGACTCTGCGCTGCAGATATCAGGGAACTCCCTCTAACCTCacagctgttttctacaaagatGGATCCCTCATCAGGACTCAGACTACAGGAGAGATGACCATCCCTGCAGTATCCAAGTCAGATGAAGGACTCTACAAGTGTACCAACTCTGAAGGAGAATCACCAGAGAGCTGGATGACTGTGACAGGTGAGAATATGAGAAACCTTGACATTCAGATTATTTGGTCCTTCTTTACACTGTTAAGTGGTGCTTAAACCTGCATTATAAACTgagtggttccagccctgaaagCTGATTGGCTGGAAGCCGTGGTAAATGAGaaacgtataccacgggtatgacaaacatgtatttttatgCTAAAAGGAGCTCTTCTCATGATCTTCCCTCTCTAAGATATCTCTCTCCTCAGATCTCTCTCTTCCAGCCTCTCTGAGTGTCAGTCCTGACAGATCTCAGTTCTTTAAATAtgagtctgtctctctgagctgTGAGGTTCAGGGGAACTCTGCTGGATGGAGAGTGGTGAGGAACACATCGAGAGGAATCCTTGCAGAGTGTCATACTGACTGGGGAAAACAACAAGGGTCTTCATGCATCGTGTCACTAATACCATCACACAGTGGAGTGTACTGGTGTGAGTCTGGGTCTGGAGAACACAGCAATGCTGTCAACATCACAGTACCTGGCATGTCCACAAACACCATCTACTAACATTATAGTGTTTAGTGGTTCATCTGGTTTCAGAGAGCTGATGTtatgtttatatatgatgtttatatattatatacagctggtgctgtgatcctggagagacctgtttatatatgatgtttatatattatatacagctggagctgtgatcctggagagacctgtttatatatcatgtttatatattatatacagctggagctgtgatcctggagagaccagtttatatatgatgtttatatattatatacagctggtgctgtgatcctggaaagacctgtttatatatgatgtttatatattatatacagatggagctgtgatcctggagagacctgtttatatatgatgtttatatattatatacagatggagctgtgatcctggagagccctgtccttcctgtgactgAGGGAGATTCTGTGACTCTGCGCTGCAGATATCAGGGAACTCCCTCTAACCTCACAGCTGATTTCTACAAAGATGGATCCCTCATCAGGACTGAGACTACAGGAGAGATGACCATCCCTGCAGTATCCAAGTCAGATGAAGGACTCTACAAGTGTAACAACTCTGAAGGAGAATCACCAGAGAGCTGGATGACTGTGATGACAGGTGAGAATATGAGAAACCTTGACATTCAGATTATCTGGTCTTTCTTAACACTGTTAAATGGTACTAAAATCTGCATTATAAACTGAGTGGATCCAgccctcaatgctgattggctggaaGCCAtggtataccacaggtatgataaaacatgtatttttaattaaaatcaaatcaaatgttattagtcacatgatgctgccaccaccatgcttcaagacaaatcaaaatgtattattcacgtgatactgccaccaccatgcttcaagtcaaatcaaattgtatttctcacatgctCTGAACACAACAGGCACCTTACAGTGAtatgcttactaacaagcccttaaccaacaatgcatttaaaaaaaatactactaataatacgaaataaaaggaacaattaaagagcagcagtaaaataacactagtgaggctatatacaggttggaaccggtacagagtcaatgtggaggctatatacaggttggaaccggtacagagtcaatgtggaggctatatacagggggactggtacagagtcaatgtggaggctatacacagggggtaccggtacagagtcaatgtggaggctctatacagggggtaccggtacagagtcaatgtggaggctatacacaggggggtaccggtacagagtcaatgtggagactatatacagggggtaccggtacagagtcaatgtggagactatatacagggggtaccggtacagagtcaatgtggaggctatatacagggggtaccggtacagagtcaatgtggagactatatacagggggtaccggtacagagtcaatgtggaggctatatacaggggataccggtacagagtcaatgtggaggctatatacaggggtaccggtacagagtcaatgtggagactataaaAAAGTTGgtacataggactattttacaccattttatagatacacttctcctgaatcgaaccacgttgtccgatttcaaaaaggctttacagcgaaagcaaaacattagattatgttaggagagtacatagacacaaataaccacacagccattttccaaccaactacacgcatcacaaatacccaaaacacagctaaatgaagcactaaccttttgacgatcttcatcagatgacactcctaggatatcatgttacacaatacatgtattttttgttcgatcaagttcatatttatatccaaaaacagcattttactttggcgcgtgacgttcagaaaatattttgcctccaatacttccGGTGAATCaacacaacaatttacaaaaatacttgtcataaacgttgataaaatattaaactgtcattcaaagaattatagatgaacaactcctttatgcaaccgctgtgacagattttcaaaaaagcttcaagaggaaagcactttgctataatctgagtactgcgctcagaaaaatacactaggcgatacagatacccgccattttggagtcatctaaaatattaaatagcattagaaatattcacttacctttgatgatcttcatcggaaggcacttccaggaatcccaggtccacaataaatgttgctttgttcgataaagtccataatatATGTCAAAATAGCTCCTTGTAGttgctactccaagtgtaggaagcgcgcggaaagcatcaatctttagggcctttatcacttagcacttcaataatatttcaaccggatgattccattgtcttgaaaaacgttttggaacacagctaactctcatgtgaatgcgcgccaatgaactgatgtccttccctgggtcaccaacttccccaccttcttgttcgctctctgttcatcatagacacctcaaacaactttctaaagactgttgacatctggtggaagccttagaaagcgcaaaatgaaccctaagtcactgtgtgtttgataggcaatgacttgaaaggactacaagcaccagaattctcacttcctggttagatttttctcaggtttttgcctgccatatgagttctgttatactcacagacatcattcaaacagtttttgaaacttcagagtgttttctatccaaatctactagtaatatgcatattctagttcctgggcccgagtagtaggctgtttaatttgggtacgtttttcatccggccgtgaaaatactgccccctaccctagagaagttaatcacatcagctacggagagtgtgattacacacagtcatctggaacagctggtgctctcatgcgtgtttcagtgctatttgcctcgaagcgagcatagaaggaatTTAGCTTGTCTAGTAGGCTCTAGTCACTTGGCAGCTCGCAGCAGTGCTTCCCTTTGTCGTCTGTAATACTTTACAAGTCTGGCCACATCCGACCAgcattggagccggtgtagtacgattcaatcttaggcctgtattgacactttgcctttttgatgttttgtcagagggcatagcgggatttcttataagcttccaggttagtctcactccttgaaagcggcagctctagccttaagCTCAGTGCcaatgttgtctgtaatccatggcttctggttggggtatgtacgtacggtcactgtggggacgacatcattgatgcacttattggtgaagccaatgactgatgtggtttac
Proteins encoded:
- the LOC115194781 gene encoding Fc receptor-like protein 5: MRELTPLCWQLLLLSTLVYCSLGQGGASLSISPDRSQFFKLESVSLSCEVQGNSAGWRVKRYTVSGEGSDCGRKWGKQQGSSCIVSLISSDSGVYWCESGSGEHSNDVNITVPDGAVILESPALPVTEGDSVTLRCRYQGTPSNLTAVFYKDGSLIRTQTTGEMTIPAVSKSDEGLYKCTNSEGESPESWMTVTDLSLPASLSVSPDRSQFFKYESVSLSCEVQGNSAGWRVVRNTSRGILAECHTDWGKQQGSSCIVSLIPSHSGVYWCESGSGEHSNAVNITVPGMSTNTIY